In one Siniperca chuatsi isolate FFG_IHB_CAS linkage group LG14, ASM2008510v1, whole genome shotgun sequence genomic region, the following are encoded:
- the LOC122888391 gene encoding prenylcysteine oxidase-like has product MGGSLLPLLVVVLSSWSAVGDTAGSAHVDGAPPSKIAVVGAGIGGSATANFLRQHFGPEVQVDVFEKGYVGGRLATVTVNHNDYESGGSIIHSLNLHMQEFVRQLGLKYRRSVAGKTAVFNGEEVILEETDWYLLDLFRLWWRYGISFIRLQMWVEEIMEKFMRIYKYQAHGYAFSSVEELLDSLGGSGFINMTRRPLSDSLLELGVSQRFIDEVIAPIMRVNYGQNVSIPAFVGAVSLAGAQNNLWAVEGGNKLVCSGLLKIANANLLQAQVNSISPVYSGESPQYQLSFTTAAGTGSELYDIVVLATPLQASVRSGVQFQGFTPPFDQLPGNYHSTVATIVHGYLNTSFFGFPDPRLFPFASVLTTETPDVFFNSVASVCPVNISAGFRRKQPQEAGVYKVFSPQPLDKAQLKTLFRSYYSVQVTEWQAYPCYGSSQGLPPVELHPNLYYLNGIELAGSAMEMSSVAAKNIALLAYHRWNRQTDMVDQKDLMHRIKTEL; this is encoded by the exons GTCGGAGACACGGCGGGATCCGCTCACGTCGACGGAGCTCCGCCGTCTAAAATAG CGGTGGTGGGGGCTGGGATTGGAGGCAGTGCCACGGCCAACTTCCTGCGGCAGCACTTTGGCCCTGAGGTCCAGGTGGACGTGTTTGAGAAGGGTTATGTCGGAGGCCGTCTCGCCACTGTAACCGTCAATCATAATGACTACGAGTCTGGAGGTTCCATCATTCACTCTCTCAACCTACACATGCAGGAGTTTGTCAGACAGTTAG GTTTAAAGTATCGGCGCAGTGTGGCGGGTAAGACGGCTGTGTTTAACGGCGAGGAGGTGATTCTGGAGGAGACAGACTGGTACCTGCTGGACCTGTTCCGGCTGTGGTGGCGCTACGGCATCAGCTTCATACGCCTGCAGATGTGGGTAGAGGAAATTATGGAGAAATTCATGAG GATCTACAAGTACCAGGCCCACGGCTATGCCTTCAGCTCGGTGGAGGAACTGCTGGACTCTCTCGGGGGGAGTGGCTTCATCAACATGACCCGGAGGCCGCTCTCTGATTCGCTGCTGGAGCTGGGTGTGTCGCAGCGCTTCATCGACGAGGTCATCGCACCCATCATGAGGGTCAACTATGGACAGAACGTCAGCATCCCCGCCTTTGTAG gcgCTGTGTCTTTAGCTGGTGCCCAGAACAACCTGTGGGCGGTGGAAGGAGGCAACAAGCTGGTGTGTTCAGGCCTGCTGAAGATTGCCAACGCTAACCTGCTGCAAGCACAAGTCAACTCCATCTCCCCAGTCTACTCAG GGGAGTCGCCCCAGTACCAGCTGAGCTTCACCACAGCAGCAGGGACGGGATCAGAGCTGTATGACATTGTAGTGTTGGCGACGCCGCTCCAGGCCAGTGTCAGGTCTGGAGTCCAATTCCAAGGTTTCACCCCTCCCTTTGACCAGCTCCCCGGCAACTACCACAGCACTGTAGCAACCATTGTCCATGGTTACCTCAACACTTCTTTCTTTGGTTTCCCGGACCCCCGCCTGTTCCCCTTTGCCAGCGTCTTGACAACTGAGACACCCGATGTGTTTTTCAATAGCGTGGCTAGCGTTTGTCCCGTCAACATCTCGGCGGGCTTCCGGCGTAAGCAGCCACAAGAGGCCGGAGTCTATAAAGTGTTCTCGCCACAACCTCTGGACAAGGCTCAGCTGAAAACACTCTTCAG GTCGTACTACTCAGTGCAGGTGACAGAGTGGCAGGCCTACCCTTGTTACGGCAGCAGCCAGGGACTACCGCCTGTGGAGCTCCACCCCAATCTCTACTACCTTAATGGCATTGAGTTGGCCGGCAGTGCTATGGAGATGAGCTCAGTGGCGGCCAAGAACATCGCCCTGCTGGCTTACCACCGCTGGAACAGACAGACGGACATGGTGGACCAGAAAGATCTGATGCACAGGATCAAGACTGAACTATGA